The Methanocaldococcus infernus ME region CTTATGAAAAAACAAAAGATTATAAGAAAGCTCTTGATCTCTATAGTGAAGTGATAGAAGAGCTTGAGAATAAAAAGATAAATGAAGTTATCTTAACCAACTCTCTAATAAGGAAGGCTAAGCTCTTAGAAATTCTTGGAAAATTAGAAGAAGCTCTAGAGCTTTACAACAAGGCACTAAATTAGAAAGTGCTAACCTTATTTTCTAAGATTAACTTCTGAACCTCCATAATGTTGTCAAGCCAATTATTTGCTATCTCTTCAGCTTTTTTCTTTATCTCATCAAAGTTATAGTTGTCATCAACAATTAACTCTATATCTAAAGCCTTAGGCTCATTTATTGGCTTTCCAATTTGGCTTAAGATTCTTACATAAACCTCTCTAACTCCTTCAATCTTAGCTATGTCATTAGCTATTAAGTTAGCCAATATATTGTATATCTTACCAACATGATTAACTGGATTCTTACCACTTGCAGCCTCCATACTCATAGGTCTAAATGGAGTTATTAGCCCATTGACCCTATTCCCCCTACCAACAGAGCCATCATCTCCCATCTCAGCAGAGGTTCCAGTAACTGTAATATAGACAGAGCCATTCTCATAGTCATCTGCAGTATTTATATAAATCTCTACATCATAGCCATCAGCTATTTTCTTAGCAAGCTCCCTTACTTTCTCCCTAACCTTGTTAATAACCTCTTTATACTCCTCTAAGTTTTTCACATACTTATCAACAACTGCCATAGCTATAGTTAATTTTATCTTTTTCCCCTCTCTTAGCCCCATAACTTTAATATCCTCTCCAACTGCTGGAATCTCTTTCTTTAGCTCTTCACTATTTAAAAATCTCTCTGTTTCTAAGACCAATCTTTCAGTAACTGAGAGAGGAGCATAACCAACTCCAAAGGATGTATCATTTGCCAATGGAACTTTATTTTTCTGTCTCTCAAAGACATCTATTAAGTCAGAACTTCCCTGACCAATTCTACAGTCAATGATAACATCTTTTTCAACATCTAAGTTTCTTAAAACCTTCTTTAAGTGTTCCTTTGCAGCTTTAATAGCTACAGTACCAACAGGTAGCTTTATAACTTCTCCATTCTCCTTAATAATTTGAGTTGTAGCCCTTCCAGAGAGTAAAATATAGATTGGAGAAACCATTTCTCCTCCACCAAATCTTGGGTAAGCATGGCCTCCAACAACTTCAACTTGGTCAGTGTTGTGGTGTAAAATAGTGTTAAATTTCTCTATATACATCTTACATAAGGCTCTACTAACACTCTCAGCTATTCCATCAGCTAAGGAATCTGGATGTCCTAACCCTTTTCTCTCAACTATCTCAATCTCTTGCTCATCTATGGGCTTGCAATTTAACTTTTTAATAAATATATTTCTCTTCACTCTATCACCTTATACATTCTTAACCAATCTTTAATGATAACATCTTTTTTAAACCCTAACCTTTCATAAAACTTTTGCCCCTCTTTATTCTCAACCCCTACCCAAAGCTCTATAAAGTCTCTCCCTCTTTTCTTAGCATATTCAATAGCTTTATTTATTAAAAGCTTTCCAAATCCTCTACCTCTATAGTCAGGATCAACAAAGATCTCATGAATTTCAGCAACCTCCCTTTTTTCAATGTTGCTAACCCAGTTACAATCAACCCCTATAAAGCCTATAGGTTTATTACAATACTCTAAGACTAAGAACCCATCCTCATCTCTCTTCATGAGCCACTTAAAATACCACTTAGCCCATCTCTTCTTTTTATAGTAATATTTGTCAAACCCTCTATAAGCTTTATAATAAAGCTCTAAAAAAGTTTCTAAGTCTTCTGGCTTAACCTTCCTAATTTTAATAATTAGCTGATAAGTTTTTAATGCCACATCTAAGCATCTAAAAAAGTCATCCAAAGTAGCCTTTAAAGAGCCTATGTTTTTGGTTTTTATATGTATTTCATCATTAACCTCAAATAAAAAGTCTTTCTCTTTGTAGTTATCTATACTTAAAGCTTCTTTAACCTCTTTAGGAATGTTTAAAAATAGCTTAGCCTCTATCATAACTACCATTGATTAATTTAATTTTTTTGATATAATGTTCTAAAATAAAAAATGATGCGCCGGCCGGGATTTGAACCCGGGTCGCTGGCTTGGAAGGCCAGAGTGATACCAGGCTACACCACCGGCGCACTTAACAGCTAAGAATGGTGCGGCCTCCGGGATTTGAACCCGGGGTCCGGGCGTGGCAGGCCCGTGTGTTACCAGGCTACACCAAGGCCGCACCACATAAGCAAAAGATAAAATTGTGGTTGGGATATAAATACTTTTTTATTTTGTGTATTCATATAAAAAAATTTATTTCTCCTTTCCAAGTAAGGAGAGCTTAGCCAATAAAGCACTAAGTTGAATTCTTTCATTGGCTCCTTCAACAATCCTAAAGTCAGTTTCTCCTATGGCTTCAGCAATCTTAACCTTCTTCCTCTCATCAATGTCTAAGTTTCCAACCTCTCTAAACATTTGGGTTAATATATCTTCCCCACTCATTCCCCACTCTACCATTAACTTGTAAAGTAAATCTCTTGCCTCTACAAACTTTCCATCTAAGGCTAAGTTTATCATTTTCTTAATCTCCTCTGGCCTTGCTCTTGAAGAGACTTTATAGACAACACTATCATCTATTTTCTTAGATATGGCTGCAGCAGTTTGTAAGACATTTATAGCTTTCCTTAAATCTCCTTCTGAGACATAAATTATAGCCTCTAAACCAGATGGAGTTAGCTCTAACCCTTCCTTTTCAGCTATCTCTTTCAGCTTTTTAGCAATATCTTCCTTTTTCAAAGGAGAGAATCTGAAGATGGCACATCTTGACTGTATTGGTGGAATTATTTTACTTGGATAGTTACAGCTTAATATAAATCTACAGACATTAGAATACTTCTCCATTGTCCTCCTTAGAGCATTTTGAGCATCTGCAGTTAGGGCATCACTCTCATCTAAGAAGATAATTTTAAATGGAGCTTCTCCAATTGGCTTAGTTCTTGCAAATTCTTTTACTTTTGTCCTAATAACATCTATCCCTCTTTCATCTGAGTTATGTAATAGTATTGGAATATCTCCTGCAAAGAACATCTCATTGTTAGGAACTGAAACATCATAGACAAAGTCATTGTATTCAATAACTTCAATCTTTGTAACTTTAACAGCATGTAAATCTGAGTAGGCTAATTTTCTTAATAAAGATAAGATCTTTCTCTCATCTTCCTTAAGCTCTTCAACCTCAATCATCTTCAAGATCTTCTTAATTATGTCCTTTGAAACCCTCTTCTTCCCATCATAGAGCTGATGTCTAAGTTCATAACGCCAGTTACCATTAATTTTATTCTCAAGTTTCTTAAGTAAGGAAATAACTATATCTGCTGGAACCAAGTCACTCTTTTTCCATTTCATTCCTCCTTTCCATATTAATCTTACTTCCTGATCAAATATTGAACTCTCAATTCCAGATATTCTTGAAAGCCAAGCAATGTCAATTAATAAATCTTTTGAGACTGATGAGATTCTAATAACTTTATCCCAGATATCTCCATCAGCTAAGCCTTTTAGATAAGAGATTCTATCTTGAATAGGAGCTTCATACATGAAGGATGGCACTCTCTTATTAACTGCTCTCTCTCCAGAGCCATCATAAAAGTTTTCCTTGATAAATTTAGCCAGCTGTGTATTCAAAATTCTAACCTGCTTGGCTGAAAACCTTGATCTATCAAATCCTGAACTTGTGAAGTTTTCATAAATACTTAGGTCTAACTCCTGAGCAATAGTTTTTATTCTCTCAATTAAGGGTAGTTCATGAGAGCCTAATGTATAAATCACCTGTCCTGAAGTATCTTCTCTAAATTCTTCTGCAGTATATAAACCAAATGCCCATGCTAAATCTTCATTTATATAAAGCTCATCAAATACTTTAGTTCTTGCTGATTCTCTTCTTAACTGATAGTTATTTAAGCTAATCTTATCCAATAAACCAGGCATCTCAGTTACAAAGCTTAAGAAATAGTCTCCTACTTTAATCTCACTGGCTTTTTTAGCAACTAATCCATTTTCACCAAGTAGCATTATAGAATGATTTCCAGTTAATTCTAAAACTCCTCCTCCCTCAAGATGAACCCTTAAAATTTTTTCTACTCTATGCCTTATTATTTTTGAAACTTTTGCCCATCTAACATTGTAGTTGTCATCAACAGTTAAAACCTCTAAGTTAGGAGTGTCTTTATAAGAAATATCCCCATCTCTCTCATTAAAGTAGAGCTTATCAAGCTCAGCAAATGTAGTCCTTTTAACCTCTCCATTAATTTTTACTAATATAGGTGTATCTTTTGACACTGAGGCATTTAACTCTAAAAAGTTCTCTCTCCAGTTCTCTCCAAAGAGATCTCTTGCTAAACATAAGGCTGCTGTTGTCT contains the following coding sequences:
- a CDS encoding replication factor C small subunit; translation: MEQPWVEKYRPKTLDEIVGQEEIVKRLKNYVKRKSMPHLLFSGPPGVGKTTAALCLARDLFGENWRENFLELNASVSKDTPILVKINGEVKRTTFAELDKLYFNERDGDISYKDTPNLEVLTVDDNYNVRWAKVSKIIRHRVEKILRVHLEGGGVLELTGNHSIMLLGENGLVAKKASEIKVGDYFLSFVTEMPGLLDKISLNNYQLRRESARTKVFDELYINEDLAWAFGLYTAEEFREDTSGQVIYTLGSHELPLIERIKTIAQELDLSIYENFTSSGFDRSRFSAKQVRILNTQLAKFIKENFYDGSGERAVNKRVPSFMYEAPIQDRISYLKGLADGDIWDKVIRISSVSKDLLIDIAWLSRISGIESSIFDQEVRLIWKGGMKWKKSDLVPADIVISLLKKLENKINGNWRYELRHQLYDGKKRVSKDIIKKILKMIEVEELKEDERKILSLLRKLAYSDLHAVKVTKIEVIEYNDFVYDVSVPNNEMFFAGDIPILLHNSDERGIDVIRTKVKEFARTKPIGEAPFKIIFLDESDALTADAQNALRRTMEKYSNVCRFILSCNYPSKIIPPIQSRCAIFRFSPLKKEDIAKKLKEIAEKEGLELTPSGLEAIIYVSEGDLRKAINVLQTAAAISKKIDDSVVYKVSSRARPEEIKKMINLALDGKFVEARDLLYKLMVEWGMSGEDILTQMFREVGNLDIDERKKVKIAEAIGETDFRIVEGANERIQLSALLAKLSLLGKEK
- a CDS encoding KEOPS complex subunit Pcc1, with product MIEAKLFLNIPKEVKEALSIDNYKEKDFLFEVNDEIHIKTKNIGSLKATLDDFFRCLDVALKTYQLIIKIRKVKPEDLETFLELYYKAYRGFDKYYYKKKRWAKWYFKWLMKRDEDGFLVLEYCNKPIGFIGVDCNWVSNIEKREVAEIHEIFVDPDYRGRGFGKLLINKAIEYAKKRGRDFIELWVGVENKEGQKFYERLGFKKDVIIKDWLRMYKVIE
- a CDS encoding methionine adenosyltransferase — encoded protein: MKRNIFIKKLNCKPIDEQEIEIVERKGLGHPDSLADGIAESVSRALCKMYIEKFNTILHHNTDQVEVVGGHAYPRFGGGEMVSPIYILLSGRATTQIIKENGEVIKLPVGTVAIKAAKEHLKKVLRNLDVEKDVIIDCRIGQGSSDLIDVFERQKNKVPLANDTSFGVGYAPLSVTERLVLETERFLNSEELKKEIPAVGEDIKVMGLREGKKIKLTIAMAVVDKYVKNLEEYKEVINKVREKVRELAKKIADGYDVEIYINTADDYENGSVYITVTGTSAEMGDDGSVGRGNRVNGLITPFRPMSMEAASGKNPVNHVGKIYNILANLIANDIAKIEGVREVYVRILSQIGKPINEPKALDIELIVDDNYNFDEIKKKAEEIANNWLDNIMEVQKLILENKVSTF